A stretch of the Phaeodactylum tricornutum CCAP 1055/1 chromosome 15, whole genome shotgun sequence genome encodes the following:
- a CDS encoding transketolase (Probably catalyzes the reaction: sedoheptulose 7-phosphate + D-glyceraldehyde 3-phosphate = D-ribose 5-phosphate + D-xylulose 5-phosphate) produces MSELEQLCVNTIRAVSADQPQAANSGHPGAPMGCAPMAHLLWGETMMYSSKDPAWINRDRFVLSNGHACALQYTMLHLTGYNLTAKDLSEFRKIESKTPGHPEWYETEGIEVCTGPLGQGISNAVGLAIAERHLAATYNEDNYPIFDHHTYVICGDGCLQEGVSAEASSLAGHLGLGRVIVLYDDNNITIDGSTELSFTEDVLKRYEAYGWHTQTVDEVVESLDALRTAIKNAQEVTDKPSLIKVKTLIGQGSPTKQGHHSAHGAPLGTDDLAAAKKAWGLPGDKMFYVPPEVQEYFDKAAAIGDAKRIAWEELFAKFSAEFPDKAAEISRRFAGKLPDGLLDKLPKHEFGKDKEVATRKSSQMCLEAIAPHMPELIGGSADLTPSNLTDYKDVVDFQKDSYMGRYLRFGIREHGMVAITNGIFAHGGLRPYCATFLVFVGYCIGSVRLSALSQFPILFIMTHDSIGLGEDGPTHQPIETLESLRSMPNINVYRPADTNETAGAYHVALTSNKTPTVICCSRTTTKALQVSSIELAGKGGYVAVETENPDLILVASGSEVGPCVDAAKKLTAEGIATRVVSMPCQEVFLAQPASYQRVVLPGTVPTLSVEAASPHGWHRFSHSQIAMTEYGCSGASADVFKKFGFTVENISNKGKELVDFYKQAGNIPDLNNRPVFSAMNGGAH; encoded by the exons ATGTCGGAATTGGAACAACTTTGCGTCAACACGATCCGTGCCGTCTCGGCCGATCAGCCGCAAGCGGCGAACTCCGGTCATCCAGGAGCTCCCATGGGTTGCGCTCCCATGGCGCATCTTCTTTGGGGTGAAACCATGATGTACTCGTCCAAGGACCCAGCTTGGATCAACCGCGATCGCTTTGTGTTGAGTAACGGACACGCCTGTGCGCTGCAGTACACCATGCTTCACCTCACTGGGTACAACTTGACGGCCAAGGATCTTTCCGAGTTCCGCAAGATCGAATCCAAGACGCCAGGGCATCCGGAGTGGTACGAAACGGAAG GTATCGAAGTCTGCACGGGACCCTTGGGTCAGGGAATCTCCAACGCCGTGGGTTTGGCCATCGCCGAGCGTCACCTAGCTGCGACATACAACGAAGACAACTACCCTATCTTCGATCATCACACCTATGTCATCTGCGGAGACGGTTGCTTACAGGAAGGCGTCTCGGCAGAAGCCTCTTCCTTGGCCGGACACCTTGGTCTCGGACGAGTCATTGTACTCTATGATGACAACAACATCACCATTGATGGATCTACCGAGCTAAGCTTCACTGAGGATGTCCTCAAGCGCTACGAAGCCTACGGATGGCACACTCAGACCGTCGACGAAGTGGTGGAATCGCTGGACGCTCTGCGCACGGCCATCAAGAACGCGCAGGAAGTCACCGACAAGCCCTCTCTCATCAAGGTCAAGACATTGATCGGACAGGGAAGTCCCACTAAACAGGGCCACCATTCGGCGCACGGGGCTCCCTTGGGTACCGATGATCTGGCTGCGGCCAAGAAAGCGTGGGGCTTGCCCGGGGACAAAATGTTCTACGTGCCTCCGGAAGTACAGGAATATTTCGATAAGGCTGCCGCTATCGGCGATGCCAAACGAATCGCGTGGGAAGAGTTGTTTGCCAAGTTCTCGGCAGAATTTCCCGATAAGGCGGCCGAAATCTCGCGCCGCTTCGCAGGCAAGCTCCCTGATGGGCTACTCGACAAGCTGCCCAAGCATGAGTTTGGCAAGGACAAGGAAGTGGCAACGCGAAAGTCCAGTCAAATGTGTCTTGAGGCTATCGCGCCGCACATGCCGGAACTCATTGGTGGGTCGGCCGATCTGACTCCATCAAACTTGACGGACTACAAGGATGTAGTCGACTTCCAGAAGGACTCCTACATGGGACGGTACCTGCGTTTCGGTATTCGTGAGCATGGTATGGTTGCTATTACCAACGGTATCTTTGCTCACGGTGGTCTCCGCCCCTATTGTGCGACCTTTTTGGTCTTTGTCGGCTACTGCATAGGTTCGGTCCGCCTTTCGGCTTTGAGTCAGTTCCCGATCTTGTTCATCATGACGCACGATTCCATTGGCTTGGGCGAGGATGGTCCAACTCATCAGCCGATCGAAACCTTGGAAAGTCTTAGATCCATGCCTAACATCAACGTGTACCGTCCAGCGGACACGAACGAAACTGCTGGTGCGTACCATGTTGCCTTGACGAGCAACAAGACGCCAACCGTCATTTGTTGCTCGCGCACTACGACCAAGGCTTTACAGGTTTCGTCTATCGAGTTGGCCGGCAAAGGAGGGTATGTTGCTGTCGAGACGGAGAACCCGGACTTGATTTTGGTAGCCAGTGGCTCGGAGGTGGGACCGTGTGTCGATGCGGCCAAGAAGCTTACCGCGGAAGGTATCGCCACCCGTGTGGTTTCCATGCCGTGCCAAGAAGTCTTTTTGGCTCAGCCGGCATCGTACCAACGAGTCGTGCTTCCTGGAACTGTTCCGACGTTGTCTGTGGAAGCGGCTTCCCCTCACGGTTGGCATCGGTTTAGTCACTCTCAGATTGCGATGACCGAGTACGGGTGCAGCGGTGCGAGTGCGGATGTTTTCAAGAAGTTTGGGTTTACGGTCGAGAACATTTCCAACAAAGGGAAAGAGTTGGTCGACTTCTACAAGCAGGCTGGCAATATTCCCGACCTGAACAACCGTCCCGTCTTTAGTGCCATGAATGGCGGTGCGCACTAA
- a CDS encoding predicted protein — protein MIGTNRWSVLWVAAALGFPPTARATITLVDTKQKFASTQDRNLGKSLWKNNEYMARLQYVDGNLPLCPSSPSASTHPKYNLTVPSDDSPVAVLVRGGGCTLEDKVHFALHNLEPAGLVKFLIVDGDHTLSTESTSLLTDSLSAHQDALEIKRSPDQFDTKQDNDIPLYILHVSYHTEYDLLDIILHQSSRSQSLGGPRIVMDSRLGTGFLSGPAAVWIGLLSLLSACACSCLLVHGGSQWMPDPDDQEHVPQRPTRRRLTKNQVKAMLPVYQFDGETIKPAHGRSTPALVGPDGLETEILLPDPATLECCSICIDDYESGDRLRMLPCHHLFHSKCIGRWLSERSSTCPLCKLDLFQEDDEEETDEEQPVQEPLRSNPLTSTDGVSVWRSVFGLAELQTQPTHTQSLEATNDNHGAPEVVESRPPSTSTQSWWRRLLPSRSAPVEPSTEERLTEPLLPAEDEEAPAPSTSSGTPETHVATADTARHEQVVSEDGSEDGASTGELEQSEDLRSAETTGSNLVNLPSISPDPPSRQESV, from the coding sequence ATGATTGGAACCAACCGTTGGTCCGTGCTTTGGGTAGCCGCAGCCTTGGGGTTCCCGCCGACGGCAAGGGCGACGATTACCCTAGTGGATACGAAACAAAAGTTTGCCTCGACGCAGGATCGCAACCTCGGCAAATCTCTCTGGAAGAACAACGAGTACATGGCACGCTTACAGTACGTTGACGGAAACCTACCCTTGTGTCCGTCGTCGCCCTCCGCGTCAACACACCCCAAGTACAATCTTACCGTACCGAGTGACGACTCTCCGGTAGCCGTACTAGTGCGTGGTGGAGGATGTACTTTGGAAGACAAGGTACACTTTGCTCTCCACAATCTGGAACCAGCCGGCTTGGTCAAGTTCTTGATTGTCGATGGTGATCATACTCTCTCTACCGAAAGTACATCGTTACTTACGGATTCACTCTCCGCGCATCAAGACGCGCTAGAAATAAAGCGTTCCCCGGACCAGTTCGATACGAAACAAGACAACGACATTCCTCTCTATATTCTACACGTCTCCTATCACACGGAATACGATTTGCTCGATATTATTCTGCATCAATCATCCCGAAGTCAATCACTGGGAGGACCACGTATAGTCATGGATAGTCGTCTAGGCACGGGGTTTTTATCGGGACCAGCGGCGGTGTGGATTGGTCTCTTGTCGCTACTGAGTGCCTGTGCATGTTCCTGCTTACTCGTGCACGGAGGGTCGCAGTGGATGCCCGATCCGGACGATCAGGAACACGTCCCGCAGCGACCCACACGTCGTAGACTCACCAAAAATCAAGTCAAAGCAATGCTCCCAGTGTACCAGTTTGACGGAGAAACGATTAAACCCGCCCACGGTCGATCCACGCCCGCGTTGGTGGGTCCGGACGGCCTCGAGACCGAAATCCTCTTGCCCGATCCGGCCACGTTAGAATGCTGCTCCATTTGTATCGATGACTACGAATCGGGCGACCGATTACGAATGCTGCCTTGTCATCATCTATTTCATTCCAAATGCATCGGAAGATGGTTGTCGGAACGATCGTCAACTTGTCCACTCTGTAAATTGGATCTCTTtcaggaagacgacgaagaagagaccGATGAAGAGCAGCCTGTACAAGAGCCTTTGCGCTCAAATCCCCTTACGTCGACTGATGGCGTGAGTGTGTGGCGCTCCGTCTTTGGCTTGGCCGAACTACAAACACAACCGACACATACGCAATCATTGGAAGCAACCAACGATAACCATGGAGCGCCGGAAGTAGTCGAATCGAGACCACCATCCACTTCTACTCAATCATGGTGGCGTCGtttgttgccgtcgcggtCAGCACCGGTTGAGCCGTCGACGGAGGAAAGGTTGACGGAACCGCTCTTGCCagcggaagacgaagaggcACCGGCACCGAGCACGTCGTCGGGTACTCCCGAAACGCATGTTGCTACGGCTGATACTGCTCGACACGAGCAAGTAGTGTCAGAGGATGGTTCAGAAGATGGAGCGTCTACCGGTGAGCTAGAGCAATCCGAAGACCTAAGATCGGCGGAAACGACTGGATCCAACCTTGTGAATTTGCCGTCCATCTCACCCGACCCTCCTTCGAGACAAGAGTCGGTGTAA
- a CDS encoding dehydrogenase (Dehydrogenase-NAD. Close to malate/sulfolactate dehydrogenases) produces MNATKNLLRSRVGKYSRALVRPVAKLTGNAFPLRADFRGTSQSTVVPHHRFFGTDAHVNVVHVSVQEARETTAKALQMIGWDHEDAALQAEIMTAAELCGNNQGLVKMYQPALMAPSPNAGKPTVERETPTSAVVNANQSPGMLAAVNAADLAVHKATTNGPIAIVTSYNTSTSSGQLAFYVERMARKGIIGIAMANSPEFVAAAQGGKPVFGTNPIAVGIPQKDAVPFTFDMATSAIALFGLLTSKAQNTPLPSNVAYGKDGGWTTDAAEVLDGGAIATFGGHKGAGLALCIELLAGALSGSAVLGLVESKKSAKSWGHLFIAIDPNALTDDFESKTASVIAAVKASGDNIRIPGERSANMSEERKAVGIMPVPQKIWESIVLTAEHGIQN; encoded by the exons ATGAATGCGACCAAGAATCTGTTACGTTCTCGTGTCGGAAAATACTCGCGTGCATTGGTACGACCAGTAGCAAAGCTTACGGGAAACGCGTTCCCGTTGCGTGCCGACTTTCGTGGAACGAGTCAGTCCACAGTCGTTCCGCATCATCGATTCTTTGGCACCGACGCGCACGTTAATGTCGTTCACGTTTCGGTCCAAGAAGCCCGAGAAACAACCGCCAAGGCGCTGCAAATGATTGGCTGGGATCACGAAGATGCAGCTCTCCAGGCAGAAATTATGACGGCCGCCGAATTGTGTGGCAACAATCAGGGACTCGTCAAAATGTACCAACCCGCACTCATGGCGCCGTCGCCCAACGCCGGGAAACCAACTGTCGAACGCGAGACTCCCACATCGGCTGTCGTTAACGCAAATCAATCACCCGGGATGCTCGCTGCCGTCAATGCTGCCGACTTGGCGGTCCACAAAGCAACAACCAACGGTCCTATTGCCATCGTTACCTCCTACAATACCTCTACTTCGTCGGGACAGCTGGCCTTTTATGTAGAACGCATGGCACGAAAAGGAATTATTGGGATTGCTATGGCCAATTCACCAGAGTTCGTGGCGGCGGCTCAAGGAGGAAAGCCCGTCTTTGGGACCAATCCCATCGCCGTGGGAATTCCACAAAAAGACGCGGTTCCCTTTACG TTTGACATGGCGACTTCGGCAATTGCCTTGTTTGGGTTACTGACTTCCAAAGCGCAGAACACGCCGCTGCCATCCAATGTTGCCTATGGTAAAGACGGTGGTTGGACCACTGATGCCGCAGAAGTGTTGGACGGCGGTGCAATTGCAACCTTCGGTGGACACAAAGGTGCAGGGCTGGCCTTGTGTATTGAGCTATTGGCTGGGGCTCTCTCGGGAAGCGCAGTACTTGGACTTGTGGAATCCAAAAAGTCGGCCAAGTCATGGGGACATTTGTTTATTGCTATCGATCCCAATGCTTTGACGGACGATTTTGAAAGCAAGACAGCCTCTGTTATCGCCGCGGTGAAAGCGTCCGGTGACAACATTCGTATCCCGGGAGAGCGGTCCGCAAACATGTCGGAGGAACGAAAAGCTGTGGGAATCATGCCCGTACCACAGAAGATTTGGGAATCCATTGTCTTGACTGCTGAGCACGGCATCCAAAACTAG
- a CDS encoding predicted protein: MIVQTIPSDRRRSDPMPGADWQHLKKNSGGGRHLLRSWKRIFQRGSIWSDPSSPDWTEVTDDHELSDDEARKRTLCGTYESPHRSIRSPCSRHLEPVKSRTFPSRDFPAMHSRGQYSVTTDPNNTQVVRQKQESFAQLDISAIQQSERRRVCGTMRRSFEDAENPPLAGGPRSSTLMHKKIKDTTYQEWLQSNEEEIEICLCKSDESMCLGPSESTELDYDGMDEAKEGMFLSFAQLGLVLPQSDISYDALPTHSKSNCETKKAKGDCVALGENIKPTCTHEPITGFLGTRKSSLPEQESKSGLADSTSSITRDDQCLFSANRPVSEIDYVPAIECSDDDSISTISVSLVSAANYLSDQDGIGAIRNVLATSLTGLSKDVTQSTGMFGNHKGQINGTCTDDNYPIYKIEAPGVSKNVSKAEPRKMIPLSEKKPKRDTVASYVGIASMKCKSTNFYGSQGLEYDRENKLLCNLSTAEDIVPAEEHSAGLNQSSLSFLQSRGVPPFTKVSTSKIPYPQNDSRLPLPYQYLDEYGFIVTPSSYEDPPLPNKDLNISTADGPSHLVHNVDADLSLSLKNEEHFICDQHRLLPSQHTTPPMSSSGFDCMLLSLSTPLYPVKKLPAAESLSNELTSMPESVSAESAPTQNLSQSVPAIMLGWCNRSFLGTE; this comes from the coding sequence ATTTAAAAAAAAATTCGGGTGGGGGTCGACATTTATTGCGCTCTTGGAAGCGCATTTTTCAACGAGGGTCGATCTGGAGTGATCCATCTAGCCCGGATTGGACCGAAGTTACCGACGATCATGAGCTCTCGGACGATGAAGCAAGGAAACGCACTCTCTGTGGGACTTATGAATCTCCTCACAGATCGATCCGCTCTCCTTGCTCGCGTCATCTGGAACCGGTGAAATCAAGGACATTCCCCTCGCGCGACTTTCCCGCCATGCATAGCCGTGGACAATACAGTGTCACCACTGATCCAAACAACACGCAAGTCGTTCGGCAGAAACAAGAATCCTTTGCGCAGCTAGACATATCAGCCATACAGCAATCCGAAAGGCGTAGAGTTTGTGGGACGATGAGGAGAAGCTTTGAGGATGCAGAAAATCCACCGCTCGCGGGAGGACCCCGTTCTAGTACGCTGATGCATAAAAAAATCAAAGACACTACATACCAGGAGTGGCTTCAGagcaacgaagaagaaatcgaaattTGCCTGTGCAAGTCGGACGAAAGCATGTGTCTAGGCCCGTCTGAGAGCACGGAGCTTGACTACGACGGAATGGATGAAGCCAAGGAAGGGATGTTCTTGTCCTTTGCTCAGCTTGGTCTTGTTTTGCCTCAGTCCGACATTTCTTATGACGCTCTTCCTACTCATTCAAAAAGCAATTGCGAAACTAAGAAAGCAAAAGGGGATTGCGTTGCTTTAGGGGAGAACATCAAACCAACATGTACGCACGAGCCAATCACGGGCTTCCTTGGAACAAGGAAGTCCAGCTTGCCAGAACAAGAGTCAAAGAGCGGGTTGGCGGATTCGACCTCGTCGATAACTCGCGATGATCAATGTCTGTTCTCCGCTAATCGTCCAGTATCTGAGATTGACTATGTTCCAGCAATAGAATGCAGTGACGACGACTCCATCTCGACGATATCGGTTTCCCTGGTTAGTGCTGCCAACTATTTATCTGATCAAGATGGAATCGGGGCCATTCGTAATGTCCTTGCTACGTCGCTTACAGGTCTATCCAAGGATGTTACGCAGAGCACTGGCATGTTTGGGAATCACAAAGGACAAATCAATGGAACTTGCACGGACGATAATTATCCAATCTATAAAATCGAGGCTCCCGGCGTCTCCAAAAACGTTAGCAAGGCCGAGCCAAGAAAGATGATTCccttgtcggaaaagaaaccCAAACGAGATACTGTGGCATCATATGTTGGAATTGCCTCAATGAAATGCAAATCAACAAATTTTTATGGTTCGCAGGGCCTGGAATATGATAGGGAAAACAAATTGCTCTGTAATCTGTCTACGGCAGAAGATATAGTACCAGCCGAAGAACATTCTGCTGGTCTGAATCAATCAAGTCTATCCTTTCTGCAGTCAAGAGGCGTTCCTCCTTTCACAAAGGTGAGCACAAGTAAAATTCCGTATCCGCAAAACGACAGCCGCCTTCCGCTCCCGTATCAATATCTGGACGAATATGGGTTCATTGTGACCCCCTCCTCATACGAAGATCCTCCTCTCCCGAACAAAGACCTCAACATTTCTACTGCCGACGGACCGAGTCATCTTGTCCACAACGTCGATGCTGATCTTTCCCTTTCACTTAAAAATGAGGAACATTTTATTTGTGACCAACATCGTCTGTTGCCATCGCAACACACAACCCCACCTATGAGCTCTAGTGGTTTTGACTGTATGCTCCTGTCCTTAAGCACCCCACTCTACCCGGTTAAAAAGTTACCCGCAGCTGAATCTCTTTCAAACGAATTGACTTCAATGCCGGAGTCTGTGTCCGCTGAAAGTGCTCCTACGCAAAacctttcacagtcagttccaGCAATTATGCTGGGGTGGTGCAACCGGAGTTTCTTGGGTACCGAATAA
- a CDS encoding predicted protein: MKFPVLFLNHGGGPLPLMGRQLHLAAHMKQVVKQHLPLEKPKSIVVLSAHWESDPIKISSAEAPKMYYDYSGFPPETYKYQYPAPGSPQLATKIHSLFEDNGIPSELDPARGFDHGVFVPLMLMYPDADIPVVCVSLHSSLSADTNMEVGAALQPLRDEGVLILGSGYTFHNMHAFFNPSPETHEASKLFNEWLKTTITGPGNVATKLSRWEQAPGARVAHPREEHLMPLLIVMAAGGIGTTPKVIFDLPDDHENHAVSGYLFE, from the exons ATGAAATTCCCGGTACTGTTTTTGAATCATGGTGGAGGCCCGCTGCCCTTGATGGGCCGGCAGCTCCATTTAGCAGCCCATATGAAGCAAGTCGTTAAACAGCATCTTCCGTTAGAGAAACCTAAGTCGATCGTTGTTCTGTCAGCTCACTGGGAAAGCGATCCAATTAAGATATCATCCGCCGAAGCACCAAAGATGTACTACGATTACAGCGGATTTCCACCGGAGACGTATAAATATCAGTATCCAGCTCCAGGGTCTCCCCAACTTGCGACCAAAATTCACAGTCTTTTCGAGGACAATGGTATACCTAGTGAGCTAGATCCGGCTCGGGGCTTTGACCATGGAGTTTTTGTACCCTTGATGCTCATGTATCCCGATGCTGACATCCCAGTAGTTTGTGTGTCCCTTCACAGCTCGTTGTCGGCTGACACCAACATGGAAGTAGGGGCAGCTTTGCAACCATTAAGAGACGAAG GAGTCTTGATTCTGGGATCTGGCTATACGTTTCACAATATGCATGCGTTTTTCAATCCAAGCCCAGAGACGCACGAAGCTTCCAAATTATTTAACGAATGGCTCAAGACAACCATCACTGGCCCTGGGAATGTGGCGACAAAGCTCAGTAGGTGGGAGCAGGCTCCAGGCGCTCGTGTTGCCCATCCCAGGGAAGAGCATTTGATGCCGCTTCTTATTGTGATGGCGGCAGGTGGAATTGGCACCACTCCAAAAGTAATTTTTGATTTACCAGATGACCACGAAAACCATGCCGTTTCTGGCTATTTGTTTGAATGA